The region TTTTATGCYATGAAAGATATGAAAACTCCTGTATATATAGCTTTTTTTGCTTTTATTATTAATGCTATTAGCAATTATTTATGCGTTTATATATTTCATTTTGATATTATAGGTATTTCTATTTCAAGCGTACTGGCAAATATTATTTCTTTTATTATATTATATATACTTCTTATGAAAAGAATGAATATGGCTTTTTCGCTTAATAGAGGTAAAATTAATACTATTAAAACTTTATTATCTAGTATTATTATGGCTATGGCAGTTTATTCTAGCAGATTTTATATTTTTAGAGATAGTTTAAATAGTACAAGGATAATTTTTATAATAAAAGTATTTGTTGTTATATTTATAGGTGTTATAATATATGTGATATCTAATRTTATTTTAAAGAATGAAGACTTTATTTCT is a window of Brachyspira sp. SAP_772 DNA encoding:
- a CDS encoding lipid II flippase MurJ, encoding GREIVAMIFQYGAFSEKSTLLVSNALRYLSISLFFVASYRIVVQSFYAMKDMKTPVYIAFFAFIINAISNYLCVYIFHFDIIGISISSVLANIISFIILYILLMKRMNMAFSLNRGKINTIKTLLSSIIMAMAVYSSRFYIFRDSLNSTRIIFIIKVFVVIFIGVIIYVISNXILKNEDFISIFNLFKKRIVKK